In Plasmodium gaboni strain SY75 chromosome 14, whole genome shotgun sequence, one genomic interval encodes:
- a CDS encoding glycine--tRNA ligase codes for MIIIVIFLLSMFFFENKTYSFISKINIKNIRYNNNNKYHLFPSRELRKVSSFVLDNKVLYNKQKIRKRKFNFFYVFSNKMSDINNIKEQKENDECGSVEELIEKYSCEISSLIERNQCIKEMNDEELKKEYMENEKLLQEKKMKLKDLYSKPSEELKLIENRTKLENLVKRKFFYTNSFEIYGGASGLFDYGPSGCLLKSELENLWRCHFIYYDEMLEISGSCVTPYQVLKTSGHVDRFTDLMIRDVVTNDCYRADKYLGDFLRAKIEELRKKNTKEDEHVEEKEKKQKRVDDINHKNNNDDNNINNINNINNCNTFGGGENDTEVLIQKIELILRKLDGMNQDEIKEIIKEYNIKSPLKNDLSDPFPFNLMFQTKIGPKDDNTEDKNKEKCKNVDDNKNLNNTNTNNNNNNNMNNIAFLRPETAQGIFVNFKKLLEYNGGKTPFAGAQLGLGFRNEISPRNGLLRVREFQMAEIEYFVNPKKKNHEKYDLFKYLMLPLYPRDNQLTDGMIIKNMTLEEAVEKKIIANEALAYFLARTYLFLLKCGINKDGIRFRQHLKTEMAHYANDCWDAEILTSFGFIEVVGHADRSAYDLQHHMKYTGANLYACEKYNEPIEMEFVKMIPNKAKIGHTFKSDQNKIYSCLNEKTNEELLLIDEELNKNNKYILNVVNNDSTDNEYKFELTRDMLSFQKYKKKVQEENFIPNVIEPSFGIGRLIFCILEHSFRIRKFTDDKEERQYLSLPYKLAPIKCSILSISNNKAFYPYIKQIQMLLNQYNISSKIDNSSVSIGKKYARTDEIGIPFAVTIDFQTLKDKTITLRERDSMLQIRISMSHLVDIINSMLHAKKYWNEYISQYGLFTQQVLDS; via the coding sequence atgataattattgTAATATTTCTGCTTTCtatgtttttttttgagaataaaacatatagttttatttctaagataaatataaagaacatacgatataataataataataaatatcatttatttcCCTCAAGAGAATTAAGAAAGGTTAGCTCGTTTGTGTTGGATAATaaagtattatataataaacaaaagataagaaaaagaaaatttaattttttttatgttttttcAAACAAAATGAGTGatatcaataatataaaggaacaaaaagaaaatgatgaatGTGGTAGTGTGGAAGAACTTATAGAAAAGTATAGTTGTGAAATATCATCCTTAATTGAAAGAAATCAATGTATTAAAGAAATGAATGatgaagaattaaaaaaggaatatatggaaaatgaaaaattattacaagaaaaaaaaatgaaattaaaagatTTATATAGTAAACCTAGTgaagaattaaaattaattgaAAATCGTACAAAGTTAGAAAATTTAgtaaaaagaaaatttttttatactaACTCATTTGAAATATATGGTGGTGCATCTGGTTTATTTGATTATGGTCCTTCTGGTTGTTTATTAAAATCTGAATTAGAAAATTTATGGAGATgtcattttatatattatgatgaGATGTTAGAAATATCAGGTTCTTGTGTAACTCCTTATCAAGTATTAAAAACATCTGGGCATGTGGATCGATTTACTGATTTAATGATTCGTGATGTAGTAACAAATGATTGTTATAGGGCAGATAAATACTTGGGTGATTTTCTAAGAGCTAAAATTGAAGAATTAAGGAAAAAGAATACAAAAGAGGATGAACATGttgaagaaaaagaaaagaaacAAAAGAGAGTTGATGACATAAAccataaaaataataatgatgacaataatattaataatattaacaatattaataattgTAATACATTTGGAGGGGGGGAAAATGACACAGAAGTgttaatacaaaaaatCGAATTAATATTAAGAAAATTAGATGGTATGAATCAAGATGaaattaaagaaattattaaagagtataatataaaatcaccattaaaaaatgatttatcAGATCCTTTTCCATTTAATTTAATGTTTCAAACAAAAATAGGACCAAAGGATGATAATACagaagataaaaataaggagaaatgtaaaaatgtggatgataataaaaatttaaataatactaatacaaataataataataataataatatgaataatattgCTTTTTTAAGACCCGAAACGGCACAAGGAATATTTGTTAACTTTAAGAAGCTCTTAGAATATAATGGGGGAAAAACACCATTTGCAGGAGCACAATTAGGCCTTGGATTTCGTAATGAAATATCTCCAAGAAATGGTTTATTAAGAGTTCGAGAATTTCAGATGGCTGAAATAgaatattttgtaaatcCTAAAAAAAAGAATCATGAGaaatatgatttatttaaatatttaatgtTACCATTATATCCTAGAGATAATCAATTAACGGATGGAATgataattaaaaatatgacATTAGAAGAAGCAGTAGAAAAAAAGATTATAGCAAATGAAGCTTTAGCATATTTCTTAGCAAGAAcctatttatttttattaaaatgtgGAATTAATAAAGATGGTATACGATTTAGACAACATTTAAAAACAGAAATGGCACATTATGCAAATGATTGTTGGGATGCTGAAATATTAACTTCTTTTGGATTTATTGAAGTTGTTGGACATGCAGATAGATCAGCATATGATTTACAACATCATATGAAATATACAGGTGCAAATTTATATGCTTgtgaaaaatataatgaacCTATTGAAATGGAATTTGTAAAAATGATACCGAATAAAGCCAAAATAGGACATACCTTTAAGAGTgatcaaaataaaatctATTCTTgtttaaatgaaaaaacaaatgaaGAATTACTACTTATTGatgaagaattaaataaaaataataaatatatattaaatgttgtaaataatgattctacagataatgaatataaatttgAATTAACAAGAGATATGTTATCatttcaaaaatataaaaaaaaagttcaagaagaaaattttattcCTAATGTTATAGAACCTTCATTTGGAATAGGTAgattaatattttgtattcTAGAGCATTCTTTTAGAATTAGAAAATTTACTGATGATAAAGAAGAAAGACaatatttatcattacCATATAAATTAGCTCCTATTAAATGTTctatattatcaatatcaaataataaagcattttatccatatattaaacaaatacaaatgttattaaatcaatataatatatcatcaaAAATAGATAATTCTAGTGTATCTATAGGTAAAAAATATGCACGAACAGATGAAATCGGTATACCTTTTGCTGTAACAATAGATTTTCAAACACTAAAAGATAAAACCATTACATTAAGAGAAAGAGATTCTATGTTACAAATAAGAATCAGTATGTCTCACTTGGtagatattattaattctATGTTACATGCAAAAAAATATTGGaatgaatatatatctCAATATGGATTATTCACACAGCAGGTCTTGGATTCGTAG
- a CDS encoding putative membrane protein (conserved Plasmodium membrane protein, unknown function) → MINSNIIFLFCYHVFLCILGCLFFENFLFKDFDNRFSLVKIIFCCSFVLCLSLLSMILFEISGFIATRLQLFIWYIDISLMILFIYIIIPISLIYTYVTYEDEKTSSSLFKFQYFYTTLIKMNNKKKKKKLYSEDENEKENKSVEQTGQPKEQEKTNFMKRLLYVSEDLIEKMKNYNYKIKYKNKQKLYKFIIGCIFLLPIIWFTFYKISMMTLKNNKDIYDKSDIYNIGSILLDKFNEINKEFEEEYNIKNHKNNYFFFFNIMKNLLTYMSVTGMTIVSALSAFTSLYSPYSNISNFFFFVNIKKVKVIEKKIKFIKDQLSSKKKILLLYEYYPHLIKPFYENQKKKYDNLHNNTFYYKYNYDSNDYKNYRDDIGLQNINESKSIYHNNNNNNNATNCITNYLQTGTSHGLNNTHNNNNNNNVNSIVKNADNIYNINHTNNLDTHYFQNNINSINKSRNSYKQYTKEKYNNHNNNINDLNINNNIFSNNKNDRIHRTYKNHQVIKYDDLENKDNNLKKDIKKEDIFFTSFKSYKKCNLYLGNYKSIYKDIYETFIKREKSFISLFNITTLSQRKDNNLLYISEQINCKNYSMDDIIIVNKYKEQNEEEIKLYNNDNLEEKEKTCIEKYNNENGFINEFSNNDIKNNSYIKNNKQNSFNQNISSNNLCKRNIKSSNNILDDMHMEYEKKFRFFKTKEENISLENKLSDDYMREYKNSNGKYKSLFHFKYPIFSFKRFFKGSKNNISSKEYQVSDGLHKNNETNYTHNGNNNNNNNNYYNCDNIPSNNNMNNNMNSINYKWDGFIKKSFISSFFYGFQKPYKTFQSVKEFFTRKKDNVNKKSKQVLIQDIKSLEYMVKKLYFLLDDVIKEQIRINQSTTFCGILLYILGIIMSILCLYKIIKTCYIIYMIEIHYKFISAYSSGHVLMLFYSKNMNISIINELKNVLHIVHININLDNYVISITSILLLCFIFTNLKTFMEKIIKLRYSTKSSLYSNLAILLMCEIMDLYFSAYCIQLFDYLPVKEKIKMLYIFFNNNLLNLFKLKYHFDFVYVISLFISLILLKFHHKNKSDQFKEI, encoded by the coding sequence ATGATTAATAGtaacataatatttttattttgttatcATGTGTTCTTGTGCATATTAGGATGTctattttttgaaaattttttatttaaagaTTTTGATAATCGTTTTAGTTtagtaaaaataatattttgttgtTCATTCGTTTTATGTCTATCGCTTCTTTCTATGATATTATTCGAGATAAGTGGATTTATTGCAACAAGATTacaattatttatatggtatatagatataagtcttatgatattatttatttatataataattcctataagtttaatatatacatatgtaaCATATGAAGATGAAAAGACATCAAGCAGTTTATTCAAgtttcaatatttttatactacattaattaaaatgaataataaaaagaaaaaaaaaaaattgtattcagaagatgaaaatgaaaaagaaaataaaagtgTAGAACAAACAGGACAACCAAAAGAACAAGAAAAAACTAATTTTATGAAAAGATTACTTTATGTAAGTGAAGATTTAATTGAAAAGATGaagaattataattataaaataaaatataaaaataaacagaaattatataaatttataattgGATGTATATTTCTATTACCAATAATATGGtttacattttataaaatatctaTGATGactttaaaaaataataaagatatatatgataaatcagatatatataatataggttctatattattagataaatttaatgagataaataaagagtttgaagaagaatataatattaagaatcataaaaataattattttttcttttttaatattatgaaaaatcTTTTAACATATATGTCTGTAACAGGTATGACTATAGTTAGTGCTCTCTCTGCATTTACTAGCTTATATTCACCATATAGTAATATaagtaatttttttttttttgttaatattaaaaaagttaaagttattgaaaaaaaaatcaagTTCATAAAGGATCAGTTGtcttcaaaaaaaaaaatactcTTACTATATGAGTACTATCCTCATTTGATAAAACCTTTTTATgaaaatcaaaaaaagaaatatgataatctacataataatacattttattataaatataattatgattcgaatgattataaaaattatagaGACGATATAGGActacaaaatataaatgaaagtaaaagtatatatcataataataataataataataatgcAACTAATTGTATAACTAATTATTTGCAAACAGGTACTTCGCATGGGCTTAATAACACAcacaataataataataataataatgttaataGTATTGTGAAAAATGcagataatatatataatataaatcataCAAATAATCTAGACACacattattttcaaaataatatcaacTCTATAAATAAGTCTAGAAATTCTTATAAACAATACACAAAAGAGAAATATAAcaatcataataataatataaatgatttgaatataaataataatatttttagtaataataaaaacgATCGAATACATagaacatataaaaatcatcaagtgataaaatatgatgatTTAGAAAACAAAGATAATAATCTAAAAAAggatattaaaaaagaggacatattttttacatcttttaaaagttataaaaaatgtaatttatatttaggtaattataaatctatctataaagatatatatgaaacatttattaaaagagaaaaaagTTTTATTAGTTTGTTTAATATAACTACGTTATCACAAAGAAAAGATAATAatctattatatattagtgaacaaataaattgtaaaaattatagtatggatgatattattattgtaaataaatataaagaacaaaatgaagaagaaataaaattatataacaatGATAATTTAGAAGAGAAAGAAAAAACTTGTATAgagaaatataataatgaaaatggTTTTATAAACGAATTTTctaataatgatataaaaaataattcatacataaaaaataataaacaaaattcatttaatcaaaatataagtagtaataatttatgtaaaagaaatataaaatcatcaaataatatattagatGATATGCATATggaatatgaaaaaaaatttcgtttttttaaaacaaaagaagaaaatatatctttagAAAATAAACTATCAGATGATTACATGAgagaatataaaaattcaaatggaaaatataaatctttatttcattttaagTATCCTATATTTTCCTTTAAAAGATTTTTTAAAGGTtctaaaaataatattagtTCAAAAGAATACCAAGTTAGCGATGGTTTACATAAGAACAACGAAACAAATTACACACACAatggtaataataataataataataataattattataattgtGATAATATTCctagtaataataatatgaataataatatgaatagtATTAATTATAAGTGGGATGGATTTATTAAGAAATCCTTCATAtcttcctttttttatGGCTTTCAAAAACCATATAAAACGTTTCAAAGTGTTAAGGAATTTTTCACAAGAAAGAAAGATAATgtgaataaaaaaagtaaacAAGTGTTAATACAAGATATAAAATCTTTAGAATATATGGtaaagaaattatatttcttattaGATGATGTTATAAAAGAAcaaataagaataaatCAAAGTACAACATTTTGTGgtattcttttatatatacttgGTATTATAATGTCTATATTATGtctatataaaattattaaaacgtgttatataatatatatgatagagatacattataaatttatatcaGCATATAGTAGTGGACATGTATTaatgttattttattcaaaaaatatgaatatctctattataaatgaattaaaaaatgttttacatattgttcatataaatattaatctagataattatgttatttctattacatccatattattattatgtttcATATTTACTAATCTAAAAACATTTATggaaaaaattataaaattaagATATTCAACAAAATCTTCTTTATATTCAAATCTAGCCATTCTATTAATGTGTGAAATTATGGATTTATATTTCTCAGCTTATTGTATACAACTATTTGATTATCTACCTGtcaaagaaaaaattaaaatgttatatatattctttaataataatttattaaatctATTTAAACTCAAATATCATTTTGATTTTGTTTATGTCATATCATTATTCATTTCTTTAATTCTACTTAAATTCCATCACAAAAACAAGTCGGATCaatttaaagaaatataa
- a CDS encoding putative pantothenate kinase (part of same gene as PGSY75_1420600A~gap found within coding sequence): protein KDKDILPQVLFPKHDGFLGALGCFFLA, encoded by the coding sequence TTAAAgataaagatatattacCCCAAGTTTTATTTCCTAAGCACGATGGTTTTTTAGGTGCTCTTGGATGTTTTTTCCTTGCCTAG